A genomic window from Paenibacillus sp. FSL K6-0276 includes:
- a CDS encoding sulfatase-like hydrolase/transferase, whose protein sequence is MSSATESSRYLERPNFIVILVDEERYPPIYEHPEIREWRQQNLVTQQLLKSHSLEFHRHYIGTTACYPSRATLFTDHYPSLHGVSPIGENPRNSASSATIGLSGRDEVYGAETVELIQALDRQKNQNKNAPPWLLVSSLVNPHDIVLYGALTAHLPNFRFEVKPMPAIAPSPTQNESILGHSPSAISIILSFGVNSGYRM, encoded by the coding sequence ATGAGCAGTGCTACAGAATCATCACGCTATTTAGAGAGACCCAATTTTATTGTAATTCTCGTAGATGAGGAACGATATCCCCCCATTTATGAACACCCCGAAATAAGGGAATGGAGACAACAGAACCTAGTCACACAACAATTATTAAAATCGCATAGCCTAGAGTTCCACAGACACTATATTGGAACTACCGCCTGCTACCCCAGCAGGGCAACCCTGTTTACGGATCACTATCCATCACTCCATGGCGTCAGTCCTATTGGTGAAAATCCGCGAAATTCTGCTTCCTCTGCTACTATCGGATTAAGTGGCCGCGACGAGGTATACGGTGCAGAAACCGTGGAACTCATTCAAGCGCTGGATCGCCAAAAAAACCAGAATAAAAATGCTCCACCCTGGCTGCTCGTTTCTTCCCTTGTAAATCCGCATGATATTGTTCTATACGGGGCCCTAACTGCACATTTACCTAATTTTAGGTTCGAGGTCAAGCCTATGCCTGCGATTGCTCCCTCTCCGACACAAAACGAATCGATACTTGGACACAGCCCATCCGCTATTTCGATAATCCTAAGTTTTGGAGTCAACTCGGGGTACAGGATGTGA
- a CDS encoding cyclic nucleotide-binding domain-containing protein, with the protein MHLSYINYPMLEHLSDEELQQLAPEMQEEHYEPGKLIMQQGEVSQRVYILVSGQVQVFISTEIKVELAILSKGQFFGEMSCLTRDPISANVETIDNVHVISVSRNGMLLLMDKNREFRSQIIESMIKRIQNSNERVLEEHTKSQIIMKLHESEEQERYGELIGESAEMRALLGWIERLSMERAHVVVIGEPGTGKVNVARALHYRTTNGQYPLLVLNVADR; encoded by the coding sequence TTGCATCTTTCCTACATAAACTACCCTATGCTTGAGCACCTGTCCGATGAAGAATTACAGCAGTTAGCCCCAGAAATGCAAGAAGAGCATTATGAACCCGGCAAGCTTATCATGCAACAGGGCGAGGTCAGCCAGCGGGTTTATATTTTGGTATCCGGTCAGGTACAAGTATTTATTAGTACGGAAATAAAGGTAGAACTGGCTATACTCTCGAAAGGCCAGTTCTTCGGGGAAATGTCCTGTCTTACCAGAGACCCCATCAGTGCAAATGTAGAAACGATCGATAACGTTCATGTGATATCCGTATCCAGGAATGGCATGCTGCTGTTGATGGACAAAAATCGCGAGTTCCGCAGCCAGATCATCGAATCCATGATCAAGAGAATCCAAAATTCCAACGAACGTGTACTGGAAGAACATACGAAAAGTCAGATTATAATGAAGCTACATGAATCCGAGGAACAAGAGCGTTACGGTGAGCTGATCGGAGAAAGTGCCGAAATGCGGGCACTTCTCGGATGGATTGAACGCCTGTCAATGGAGCGGGCCCATGTTGTCGTGATAGGTGAACCCGGTACAGGGAAGGTAAATGTAGCAAGGGCACTTCATTACCGAACAACGAACGGACAATACCCGCTACTGGTATTAAATGTAGCAGACCGTTGA
- a CDS encoding response regulator transcription factor, with product MKIVIVDDHPLVRRGLASVISMQPNVQFAGEATNGQEALDVIEATKPDIVLIDLKLADESGLDVIKTVRARGIVSKFILLTSSASREDFLRAEEVLVDGYVLKEALPEELLFAIQLVHKGRKYYDPGLMEEKMRTSGSSPTNELTPKEKEVLIELGQGACNRTIASRLFISEFTVKKHVSQILAKLQVNDRTQAALYANAIGLTKYAMSYE from the coding sequence GTGAAAATCGTCATTGTTGATGATCATCCTTTAGTTAGAAGAGGGCTGGCATCTGTCATTTCAATGCAACCGAATGTGCAATTTGCTGGTGAAGCTACGAATGGTCAAGAAGCATTAGATGTGATTGAAGCGACAAAGCCAGATATTGTTCTCATTGATCTTAAGCTTGCTGATGAATCGGGACTGGATGTCATTAAGACAGTACGTGCTCGCGGCATTGTTAGTAAGTTCATTCTGTTGACTTCCTCTGCGAGCAGAGAGGATTTCTTAAGGGCTGAAGAGGTGCTGGTAGATGGATATGTCCTAAAAGAGGCACTGCCGGAGGAATTACTCTTTGCTATCCAGTTGGTGCACAAAGGGAGAAAGTATTATGATCCTGGTCTAATGGAAGAAAAGATGCGTACGAGCGGCAGCAGTCCGACGAATGAATTGACACCGAAAGAGAAGGAAGTACTGATTGAGCTTGGACAAGGCGCCTGCAATAGAACGATTGCCTCACGTCTTTTTATTAGTGAATTCACGGTCAAGAAGCATGTCAGCCAGATTTTAGCGAAGCTGCAGGTTAATGATCGGACACAGGCAGCACTGTACGCAAACGCGATAGGGCTAACGAAATATGCAATGTCTTATGAGTAA
- a CDS encoding LemA family protein, with translation MQMLGVGLIIVVIIGAYLMVAYNRLFGMRNRVKESFATIEAHLQNRFEALTEVAEMVITYATHERETLALVHRMRAGLRDHQFPVEKLTRYVKMEKYLHTINVQADHYPELKASDKYIKLQRSINILEENLSISRRIYNANVTSYNTMISAFPNLLFAETVGFKSEILLKMEGAKRADVNWTVS, from the coding sequence ATGCAGATGTTAGGAGTCGGATTGATCATCGTTGTTATAATCGGAGCTTATTTAATGGTTGCTTACAATCGATTGTTCGGCATGCGTAATCGTGTGAAAGAATCTTTTGCTACCATAGAAGCCCATTTACAAAATCGGTTTGAGGCGTTAACAGAAGTTGCGGAAATGGTCATTACTTATGCTACACATGAACGCGAAACATTGGCACTTGTGCATAGAATGCGTGCTGGTTTAAGGGATCATCAATTTCCGGTTGAGAAGTTGACTAGATATGTGAAAATGGAAAAGTATCTTCATACGATAAATGTTCAGGCAGACCATTATCCAGAGCTTAAAGCCAGCGATAAGTATATCAAATTGCAGCGAAGCATTAATATTTTGGAGGAAAATCTATCTATCAGTAGACGTATCTATAACGCAAATGTGACAAGCTATAATACGATGATTAGTGCGTTTCCTAATCTCTTATTTGCAGAGACTGTTGGATTTAAGTCGGAAATCTTGCTCAAGATGGAGGGCGCCAAACGGGCAGATGTTAATTGGACGGTATCCTAA